From the genome of Methylomonas sp. UP202, one region includes:
- a CDS encoding TolC family protein, with protein MAENHSRPTPRFNPGLLAAAIGAVWLTGCSLTPSPLTQQERQSQIGLDQSQLFKQQEPLTAPLTLYQAMSRALKYNLDHRVKMMERAVAEGQATLARFDLLPEVVASAGYRSRDNFNASASRSISTGRQSLETSTSQDRSRYLGDLSLRWNILDFGVSYFRAQQEGNKALVTAESRRKVSHNLMKDVRSAYWRALSAQRMTAKIQPVLAEARRALELASQAEAEKLRAPLEALRYRKSLLEIVRRLEGLLEQQQLAKAELTGLINLPPNQDYQLADVAAGAWPSIATPQLSQEQLDELALQLRPELRQEMYQTRIGSAEVKKAMLRLLPGVEVQLGGNYDSNSYLLNQSWGEIGTQISKNLFELLSAPQAIATAETQESLANSRRLAAHMAILTQVRLARQQLALSENQLKLTSELDDINQQIHHHVLNSELTEAMSSLERIRTSVDSVLSELQRHQSYADSQDALGKLYVSLGFDPLPATMADDSVDTLARAIEAIDQDWAQGRFPSQATDDPTPETANAGQGEHS; from the coding sequence ATGGCTGAAAACCATTCCCGACCGACCCCTCGGTTTAATCCCGGCCTGTTGGCGGCGGCGATCGGTGCCGTATGGCTGACCGGTTGTTCGCTGACGCCTTCGCCGCTAACCCAGCAAGAGCGGCAGAGCCAGATCGGTCTCGATCAGAGTCAGTTGTTCAAGCAACAAGAACCGCTGACCGCGCCGTTGACCTTGTATCAGGCGATGTCGCGGGCACTCAAATATAACCTGGACCATCGGGTCAAGATGATGGAACGGGCGGTCGCGGAAGGCCAGGCGACCTTGGCCCGCTTCGATTTGTTGCCGGAAGTGGTGGCTTCGGCCGGCTATCGCAGCCGCGACAATTTCAACGCCTCGGCCAGTCGCTCGATTTCGACCGGCCGGCAATCGCTGGAAACCTCGACCTCGCAGGACCGCAGCCGCTACCTGGGCGATTTGAGTCTGCGCTGGAATATTCTGGACTTCGGCGTCAGTTATTTCCGGGCTCAGCAGGAAGGCAACAAGGCCTTGGTGACCGCAGAAAGCCGGCGCAAGGTCAGCCACAATTTGATGAAGGACGTACGTAGCGCCTATTGGCGAGCCTTGAGCGCGCAGCGAATGACCGCCAAGATTCAACCGGTGCTGGCCGAAGCCCGCCGCGCCTTGGAACTCGCCAGCCAGGCCGAGGCGGAAAAACTGCGGGCGCCTCTGGAAGCCTTGCGCTATCGAAAAAGCCTGTTGGAAATCGTTCGCCGCTTGGAAGGCTTATTGGAACAACAGCAATTGGCTAAAGCCGAATTGACCGGCTTGATCAATCTGCCGCCGAATCAGGACTATCAATTGGCCGATGTCGCGGCCGGCGCGTGGCCCAGCATCGCCACGCCGCAATTGAGTCAGGAACAGCTCGACGAACTGGCCTTGCAACTGCGCCCGGAATTGCGCCAGGAAATGTATCAAACCCGGATCGGTTCGGCCGAGGTCAAAAAAGCCATGCTGCGCCTACTGCCTGGCGTCGAGGTGCAATTGGGCGGCAATTACGATTCCAACTCCTATTTGCTGAATCAAAGCTGGGGTGAAATCGGCACCCAGATTTCCAAAAACCTGTTCGAATTGCTGTCGGCGCCGCAAGCCATCGCCACCGCCGAGACGCAGGAATCGCTGGCCAACTCGCGGCGCTTGGCCGCGCACATGGCGATTCTGACCCAGGTGCGGCTGGCCCGGCAGCAATTGGCGCTGAGCGAAAACCAATTGAAATTGACGTCCGAGCTCGACGACATCAATCAGCAGATCCACCATCACGTGTTGAACAGCGAGTTGACCGAAGCGATGAGTTCGTTGGAACGGATACGCACGTCGGTCGATTCGGTCTTGTCCGAGTTGCAACGTCACCAAAGTTACGCGGATTCGCAGGATGCGCTGGGTAAATTGTATGTATCCCTGGGCTTCGACCCATTGCCGGCGACGATGGCCGACGATAGCGTCGATACGCTAGCGCGGGCGATCGAGGCGATCGATCAGGATTGGGCGCAAGGCCGCTTCCCGAGTCAAGCCACCGACGATCCGACGCCGGAAACCGCCAACGCCGGCCAGGGAGAGCATTCCTGA
- a CDS encoding efflux RND transporter periplasmic adaptor subunit, producing the protein MGKAWFLLVGLALAPILRAEPAAETEIRAQLTSRNATTLSAELAAVIKELTVRDGERFKKGQLLVAFDCSIQQAQLEKARATAQGAAKTYEVDQRLAKLESISVLEVDVAAAKLGEAKADVALTQAGLEKCKIAAPFDGRVAELKAQRHQHLKVGDPIMDVLDDGQLEVKMIVPSPWLRWLKSGQAFSVHIDELDRDFPAEVVTLGARIDPVSQTVAVVGRITGKHAELLAGMSGRAAFPNQTH; encoded by the coding sequence ATGGGCAAAGCTTGGTTTTTGCTGGTCGGTCTGGCGTTGGCGCCGATTTTGCGCGCCGAGCCGGCCGCTGAGACCGAAATCCGCGCGCAGCTGACTTCGCGCAACGCCACCACGCTGTCGGCGGAACTGGCGGCGGTGATTAAGGAATTGACGGTGCGCGACGGCGAGCGCTTCAAAAAAGGCCAATTACTGGTCGCTTTCGACTGCTCCATCCAACAAGCGCAATTGGAAAAAGCCCGCGCCACCGCGCAGGGCGCCGCCAAGACCTACGAAGTCGATCAACGCCTGGCCAAGCTGGAATCGATCAGCGTGCTGGAAGTCGACGTGGCCGCCGCCAAATTGGGCGAGGCCAAGGCCGACGTGGCGCTGACCCAGGCCGGTCTGGAAAAGTGCAAGATCGCCGCGCCGTTCGACGGCCGGGTCGCCGAATTGAAAGCCCAGCGCCATCAACATTTGAAAGTCGGCGATCCGATCATGGATGTGTTGGACGACGGCCAGCTGGAAGTCAAAATGATCGTGCCGTCGCCGTGGCTACGCTGGCTGAAGTCCGGTCAAGCCTTTTCGGTACATATCGACGAATTGGACCGGGATTTCCCGGCCGAAGTCGTCACCTTGGGCGCCCGCATCGATCCGGTCAGCCAAACCGTTGCCGTTGTGGGCCGCATCACCGGCAAACACGCCGAATTGCTGGCCGGCATGAGCGGCCGGGCAGCCTTTCCCAATCAAACGCACTAA